From one Pseudopipra pipra isolate bDixPip1 chromosome 2, bDixPip1.hap1, whole genome shotgun sequence genomic stretch:
- the CLDN14 gene encoding claudin-14: MASSALELLGFSLSLLGLIGTLVATLLPHWWRTAHVGTNIVTAVSYTKGLWMECAWHSTGIFQCQPHRSQLALPPDLRAARAMMVMSCSLSALACGAAALGMRCTRCAEGTRAKASGAVSGGAVFVVAGLLCLVPVSWSTNEVVTDFYSPVLPAGVRYEPGQALYLGFASALLTVLGGALLCRCRGDGEQFQPGSLRTVPSSRPPAAYKGNHPSSLTSASHGGYRLSDYV, from the coding sequence ATGGCCAGCTCAGCTTTGGAGTTACTCGGCttctccctcagcctgctgggcCTGATTGGGACGTTGGTTGCCACCCTGCTGCCCCACTGGTGGCGGACGGCCCACGTGGGCACCAACATCGTCACGGCCGTGTCCTACACCAAGGGGCTGTGGATGGAGTGCGCCTGGCACAGCACCGGCATCTTCCAGTGCCAACCCCACCGCTCCCAGCTGGCGCTGCCGCCCGACCTGCGCGCCGCCCGCGCCATGATGGTGATGTCCTGCTCGCTGTCGGCGCTGGCCTGCGGGGCGGCCGCGCTGGGGATGCGCTGCACGCGCTGCGCCGAGGGCACCCGCGCCAAGGCCTCCGGCGCCGTGTCCGGCGGCGCCGTGTTCGTCGTGGCCGGGCTGCTCTGCCTGGTGCCCGTCTCCTGGAGCACCAACGAGGTGGTCACGGATTTCTACAGCCCCGTGCTCCCCGCTGGGGTGAGGTACGAGCCGGGCCAGGCGCTGTACCTGGGCTTCGCCTCGGCGCTGCTGACGGTGCTGGGGGGAGCGTTGCTGTGCCGGTGCCGCGGGGATGGGGAGCAGTTCCAGCCCGGCAGCCTCCGGACTGTTCCCTCCTCCAGACCACCGGCTGCCTACAAGGGAAACCATCCCTCTTCCCTGACATCTGCTTCCCACGGCGGGTACAGGCTGAGCGACTACGTGTGA